In Oncorhynchus tshawytscha isolate Ot180627B linkage group LG06, Otsh_v2.0, whole genome shotgun sequence, the following are encoded in one genomic region:
- the LOC112252911 gene encoding ninein-like protein isoform X2 translates to MDEEEQNRYVAQLKEEFDSCDTTGTGYLDKEDLSSLCHKLSLDAHLPLLLDTLLGPHHYARVNFEEFKEGFVAVLSSSLDFSTSEEESSYLEPVVPEEVKPKFVKGTKRYGRRSRPDRPDSELPAELEDSPPFRTEQKELSPSGVRRAKLRRSTSLESVESLKSDEETGSHKDTIHQTFEAQGQQKRWKRDSSGSPLQSPGPEAEVSDSQMRAVWEELGVGGGGFLNRQELSLVCDHLGLQDLNSEELDALFRKLDTDLDGKVSLRKFQKGLFREKGVPVPTSSTPIRPNPHRSLQQAFEERMGRSTSPSLLSATVGQRLLTRLDDGSGCTSPERVITLWNEEGIRNSRDILQTLDFPLEERVSLAELTLALDNELLVSGNGIHQAALISYKNEIQFLQVLADQACQERDKVKADLEWADRRNLQLVREVDDRHATIESLNETKIKGLEQEFRYRLTALRSESEQESEVLLQQVECERAKLEEEVEVLHAQDASLQEEICNATQENHRLEEEGSALKGKLSEAENTISKLQRDLDQLLLDKFGSLDPNNTGLLNQEERVSEIIKEYELQCRELRDRNDELNSEVEMLRSQGMGRRPRRARDTSTHAWSSRRSLTTESDSDDPEMKIGVSPMASKKLQVANKNGLGCLESLPGPVVSIETEMAMEQFKERHSQEVQDLKIELETKVNFYERSLELMRRNMEVERKDISSGFKVEISELEEQKAQAEEQIKRLREAVEKLQTELQSSSRGLRGPGWGADQERRAQREQAELEQNYAREISNLVQRLTSEKDQLEAELKLKMDQELLLVREEAEQQVSQMKTQQGEAQCSFMHQLRCERLRLELEQERHRERLHSTERAVEEQARICSRSAMERKRLEEGHQEEVRQLKEHIASLQEQADLTSNREKSLIQHCQLEVKLEHYQTQCSQLEAELEETCDRCSQLEAKLEVVCAQLELEERTVCLESEALTERLTSEQHDVEEELGLVKDREREILSEVSQLREELHSLRSEYMTLLQDKEMMAENCSSLSSTFLQQQAQLRAKEEDTETLRGELERAREALRNEVERCSRQTAELDSQKMDRAKLMEELRKHRTTVDCLQSHLDCVTEELNQWKRAEKSLQEALRLEQTQVMEIKSTLDLEREETGCLGQENAHYIRLADQLSNQIVEMETESSKLQDHIHQLKAQLGEMSNLVSDLRTQLEAKFTEVDHLESDIKQTAGLVEIAEALSNKHYREEELLNTQLETKERELCSLRGKAGSSTAVQLQQALLSSQAEVHRLEEDFEWEKGRMKEQLVEMEKLVMALEMVMDPTSPHSSQLDEVNCENSALKDRLAMLQQDVQRMEEEIVKKKKKLDEVEQEHEKNREKQERLHKENAKYQEEVLDLRAHNLQLSGVNAELSSRLHADQGAVQMLTERLAQVSREQEEGAATARQLQETSTQQERERLHLQAAWRHDKELLERELHTIKEKLQCLSEVESSLTSLTLKHQWLEQDKERLLREVEERTQKVEKLQESLLSVDSQMELLRSQLHAVDQEKTGQTQEVANHQRMIQDAQDKVKELEASMGRLSREKEQLRLAQKQHEEEATMALQKECQSLRLQNQELLHRVYQLQGQDVEVQSLTEECLTLKNKQTQLETARAEAQDQALMVDTALTLAQAQHVRELQQLREQAGLGSREQLAHFQAQLADEKRRGKKLQQTLRTQAQQASTQIGLQQEQYEKVIVNMQEGMEGVETKLRSVRKMLQEKVNQLKEQLAKNAKSDIMLKDLYVENSQLMKALQVTEQRQKSAEKKNFVLEEKITALNKLLRKIAPASLSA, encoded by the exons ATGGATGAGGAAGAGCAGAACCGCTATGTGGCCCAGCTGAAGGAGGAGTTTGACAGCTGTGACACCACAGGCACTGGTTACCTGGACAAGGAAGACTTGTCATCCCTTTGTCACAAGCTGTCCCTGGATGCTCACCTTCCCTTACTGTTGGACACCTTGCTAGGACCACACCACTATGCTCGG GTGAATTTTGAGGAGTTCAAAGAAGGCTTTGTAGCCGTGTTATCAAGCTCTCTGGACTTCAGCACCTCAGAAGAGGAGAGCAGCTACCTGGAGCCAG ttgTTCCTGAGGAGGTGAAGCCCAAGTTTGTGAAGGGAACCAAGCGCTACGGCCGGCGGTCTCGTCCTGACAGGCCCGACTCTGAGCTCCCAGCTGAATTGGAGGACTCTCCTCCTTTCAGGACAGAGCAGAAGGAGCTCTCTCCCTCTGGCGTGAGGAGGGCCAAACTCAGACGCTCCACTTCTCTGGAGAGTGTGGAG AGTCTCAAGTCAGATGAGGAAACCGGAAGCCATAAGGACACCATCCATCAAACCTTTGAGGCACAAG GGCAGCAGAAGCGATGGAAGCGGGACAGTTCGGGGAGCCCACTCCAATCCCCTGGGCCAGAGGCCGAGGTGTCAGACAGCCAGATGAGGGCAGTATGGGAGGAGcttggagtaggaggaggaggcttTCTGAACAGACAGGAACTCTCTCTGGTCTGTGACCACCTTGGCCTGCAGGACCTGAATTCAGAG GAGTTGGACGCCCTCTTCAGGAAGTTGGACACTGACCTGGATGGGAAGGTTAGCCTCAGGAAGTTCCAGAAGGGTCTTTTCAGAGAAAAGGGTGTCCCAGTTCCCACCTCCTCCACCCCCATACGCCCCAACCCCCACCGCTCACTCCAGCAg GCCTTTGAGGAGCGGATGGGGcgctccacctctccctctctcctgtctgccaCCGTGGGCCAGAGGCTGCTGACCAGGCTGGACGATGGGTCGGGCTGCACCAGTCCAGAGAGGGTCATCACCCTCTGGAATGAGGAGGGAATCCGGAACAGCAGGGACATCCTACAG ACTTTGGACTTTCCCCTGGAGGAGCGAGTCAGTCTGGCGGAGCTCACCCTGGCCCTGGACAATGAGCTGCTGGTCAGCGGCAACGGCATCCACCAGGCCGCTCTCATCTCTTACAAGAACGAGATCCAGTTCCTCCA GGTCCTTGCAGACCAGGCGTGTCAGGAAAGGGACAAGGTCAAGGCCGACCTGGAGTGGGCCGACAGGAGAAACCTCCAGCTGGTCAGAGAGGTGGATGACAGGCACGCCACTATTGAGTCACTGAATGAAACCAAAATCAA GGGTCTGGAGCAGGAGTTCCGGTATAGGCTAACGGCCCTGCGCAGTGAATCAGAGCAGGAGAGCGAGGTCTTGCTGCAGCAGGTGGAGTGTGAGCGGGCCAAGCTCGAAGAGGAAGTGGAGGTCTTACATGCACAGGATGCCAGTCTGCAGGAGGAAATCTGTAATGCCACCCAG GAGAACCACCGTTTGGAGGAGGAGGGCAGTGCTCTGAAGGGGAAGCTGTCAGAAGCAGAGAACACCATCTCCAAGCTGCAGAGAGACCTGGACCAGCTCCTACTAGACAAG TTTGGGAGCCTGGATCCGAACAATACAGGACTGCTGAACCAGGAGGAGCGCGTCTCTGAGATCATCAAGGAGTATGAGCTGCAGTGCcgg GAGCTGCGGGACCGGAATGACGAGTTGAACTCTGAGGTGGAGATGTTAAGGAGTCAGGGGATGGGGAGGCGACCCAGACGGGCAAGAGACACGTCCACACACGCGTGGTCCAGCCGACGATCACTGACCACTGAGTCTGACTCTG ATGACCCTGAGATGAAAATAGGCGTATCTCCCATGGCTAGCAAAAAGCTACAAGTGGCCAATAAGAATG GCCTGGGTTGTCTGGAGAGTCTGCCAGGTCCGGTTGTGAGCATTGAGACAGAGATGGCCATGGAACAGTTTAAGGAGAGGCACAGCCAGGAGGTGCAGGACCTGAAGATTGAGTTAGAGACCAAG GTGAACTTCTACGAGCGCAGCCTGGAGCTGATGCGACGGAAcatggaggtggagaggaaggacATCTCTTCGGGCTTCAAGGTGGAGATCAGTGAGCTGGAGGAGCAGAAGGCCCAGGCTGAGGAGCAGATTAAGAGGCTAAGGGAGGCAGTGGAGAAGTTGCAGACCGAGTTACAGAGCAGCTCCAGGGGCCTGAGAGGGCCAGGCTGGGGCGCTGACCAGGAGAGAAGGGCCCAGCGCGAACAGGCTGAGCTGGAGCAGAACTATGCCCGGGAGATCAGTAACCTGGTCCAAAGACTGACCTCTGAGAAAGACCAGCTAGAGGCTGAGCTGAAGCTCAAGATGGACCAAGAGTTGCTGCTCGTAAG GGAAGAGGCAGAGCAGCAGGTGTCTCAGATGAAGACTCAGCAAGGCGAGGCCCAGTGCagcttcatgcaccagctacgcTGTGAGCGCCTGCGACTGGAACTGGAGCAGGAGAGGCACAGGGAGAGACTCCACAGTACAGAGAGGGCGGTTGAGGAGCAGGCCAGGATCTGCAGCCGGTCCGCtatggagagaaagaggctgGAGGAAGGGCACCAGGAGGAAGTCCGGCAGCTGAAAGAGCACATAGCCAGTCTGCAGGAGCAGGCAGATCTGACCTCCAATAGGGAGAAGTCACTTATACAGCATTGTCAGTTAGAGGTGAAACTAGAGCACTATCAAACACAGTGCAGTCAGTTAGAGGCTGAACTGGAAGAGACTTGCGATCGGTGCAGTCAACTAGAGGCCAAACTGGAAGTGGTTTGTGCCCAACTGGAGCTGGAGGAACGCACTGTGTGTCTGGAGTCTGAGGCTTTGACCGAGCGTCTGACCTCTGAACAGCATGATGTAGAGGAGGAACTGGGGTTGGTGaaggatagagagcgagagatccTTAGTGAGGTGTCTCAGCTAAGAGAGGAGCTGCATAGTCTACGGTCTGAATATATGACACTTCTTCAGGACAAGGAAATGATGGCGGAGAACTGTAGCAGTTTGTCCAGCACCTTCCTACAACAGCAAGCTCAGCTGAGGGCCAAAGAGGAAGACACGGAGACCCTGAGGGGGGAGTTGGAGAGGGCACGGGAGGCTCTGAGAAATGAAGTTGAACGATGCTCAAGGCAGACTGCTGAGCTGGACTCCCAGAAGATGGACAGAGCGAAGCTGATGGAGGAGCTGAGAAAACACAGAACAACTGTTgactgtctacagtcacatcttGACTGTGTCACTGAGGAGTTAAACCAGTGGAagagggcagagaagagtctACAGGAAGCATTGAGGCTGGAACAAACCCAGGTCATGGAGATCAAATCCACCCTGGACCTGGAGAGGGAAGAGACGGGCTGTCTGGGCCAGGAGAACGCCCACTACATCCGCCTGGCAGACCAACTCTCCAACCAGATCGTAGAAATGGAAACAGAATCATCCAAACTCCAAGACCACATCCACCAGCTGAAAGCCCAACTGGGTGAAATGTCCAACCTGGTTTCTGATCTCAGGACCCAGCTAGAGGCCAAATTCACAGAAGTAGACCACCTTGAATCAGACATAAAGCAGACTGCAGGTCTGGTAGAGATAGCGGAAGCCCTGTCCAATAAGCACTATAGGGAAGAGGAGCTGCTGAACACCCAGCTGGAGACCAAGGAGAGAGAGCTGTGCTCCCTCAGAGGAAAGGCTGGCAGCAGCACCGCCGTCCAGCTGCAGCAGGCCCTGCTGTCCTCTCAGGCAGAGGTCCACAGGTTGGAGGAGGACTTTGAGTGGGAGAAGGGCAGGATGAAGGAGCAGCTGGTGGAGATGGAGAAGCTGGTCATGGCTCTGGAGATGGTGATGGATCCTACCAGTCCACACAG TTCTCAGTTAGATGAGGTCAACTGTGAGAACAGTGCTCTGAAGGACAGACTGGCCATGTTACAGCAGGATGTCCAGAGAATGGAGGAAGAGATCGTCAAGAAGAA AAAGAAACTGGACGAAGTGGAGCAGGAACACGAGAAGAACAGGGAGAAGCAGGAGAGACTTCACAAAGAG AACGCCAAGTACCAGGAAGAGGTGCTGGACCTGAGAGCCCACAACCTGCAGCTGAGCGGCGTGAACGCTGAGCTTAGCTCCCGTCTCCATGCCGACCAGGGGGCAGTCCAGATGCTGACGGAGAGGCTGGCGCAGGTGTCccgggagcaggaggagggggcgGCCACAGCCAGGCAGCTCCAGGAGACCTCCAcccagcaggagagggagagactccACCTGCAGGCAGCCTGGCGGCATGACAAGGAGCTGCTAGAGAGAGAACTCCACACCATCaaggaaaag CTCCAGTGTTTATCAGAGGTGGAGTCCTCTCTGACCAGCCTGACCCTGAAGCACCAATGGCTGGAGCAGGATAAggagaggctgctgagggaggtagaggagaggacccAGAAG GTTGAGAAGCTCCAagagtctcttctctctgtggacTCCCAGATGGAGCTGCTTCGCTCCCAGCTCCATGCAGTGGATCAGGAGAAGACTGGCCAGACCCAGGAAGTAGCCAACCACCAGAGGATGATACAGGATGCCCAGGACAAG GTAAAGGAGCTGGAGGCCAGCATGGGCAGGCTAAGCAGGGAGAAGGAGCAGCTGCGTCTGGCCCAGAAACAACATGAGGAGGAGGCCACTATGGCCTTACAAAAGGAGTGCCAGAGCCTGCGCCTCCAAAACCAGGAGCTGCTCCACAGG GTGTATCAGCTGCAGGGCCAGGATGTGGAGGTTCAGAGTCTGACCGAGGAGTGCCTGACTCTAAAGAACAAACAGACACAGCTGGAGACTGCCAGGGCAGAGGCACAGGATCAG GCACTGATGGTGGACACAGCCTTGACACTAGCCCAGGCTCAGCATGTCCGGGAGCTGCAGCAGTTGAGGGAGCAGGCAGGCCTGGGTTCCAGGGAGCAGCTGGCACACTTTCAAGCCCAGCTGGCAGATGAGAAGCGCAGGGGGAAGAAGCTGCAGCAGACCCTCCGCACACAGGCCCAGCAAGCCAGCACCCAGATAGGCCTGCAGCAG GAGCAATATGAGAAGGTGATCGTGAACATgcaggaggggatggagggggtggagaccaaGCTGAGGAGTGTGCGCAAGATGCTACAGGAGAAGGTCAACCAGCTGAAGGAGCAG CTGGCGAAGAATGCCAAGTCAGACATCATGCTGAAGGACCTGTATGTGGAGAACTCCCAGCTGATGAAGGCACTGCAGGTCACTGAGCAGCGACAGAAGAGTGCAGAGAAAAAGAACTTTGTCTTAGAGGAGAAGATTACAGCCCTCAACAAGCTCCTTCGTAAGATcgcccctgcctccctctctgcgtAG
- the LOC112252911 gene encoding ninein-like protein isoform X3: MGRSTSPSLLSATVGQRLLTRLDDGSGCTSPERVITLWNEEGIRNSRDILQTLDFPLEERVSLAELTLALDNELLVSGNGIHQAALISYKNEIQFLQVLADQACQERDKVKADLEWADRRNLQLVREVDDRHATIESLNETKIKGLEQEFRYRLTALRSESEQESEVLLQQVECERAKLEEEVEVLHAQDASLQEEICNATQENHRLEEEGSALKGKLSEAENTISKLQRDLDQLLLDKFGSLDPNNTGLLNQEERVSEIIKEYELQCRELRDRNDELNSEVEMLRSQGMGRRPRRARDTSTHAWSSRRSLTTESDSDDPEMKIGVSPMASKKLQVANKNGLGCLESLPGPVVSIETEMAMEQFKERHSQEVQDLKIELETKVNFYERSLELMRRNMEVERKDISSGFKVEISELEEQKAQAEEQIKRLREAVEKLQTELQSSSRGLRGPGWGADQERRAQREQAELEQNYAREISNLVQRLTSEKDQLEAELKLKMDQELLLVREEAEQQVSQMKTQQGEAQCSFMHQLRCERLRLELEQERHRERLHSTERAVEEQARICSRSAMERKRLEEGHQEEVRQLKEHIASLQEQADLTSNREKSLIQHCQLEVKLEHYQTQCSQLEAELEETCDRCSQLEAKLEVVCAQLELEERTVCLESEALTERLTSEQHDVEEELGLVKDREREILSEVSQLREELHSLRSEYMTLLQDKEMMAENCSSLSSTFLQQQAQLRAKEEDTETLRGELERAREALRNEVERCSRQTAELDSQKMDRAKLMEELRKHRTTVDCLQSHLDCVTEELNQWKRAEKSLQEALRLEQTQVMEIKSTLDLEREETGCLGQENAHYIRLADQLSNQIVEMETESSKLQDHIHQLKAQLGEMSNLVSDLRTQLEAKFTEVDHLESDIKQTAGLVEIAEALSNKHYREEELLNTQLETKERELCSLRGKAGSSTAVQLQQALLSSQAEVHRLEEDFEWEKGRMKEQLVEMEKLVMALEMVMDPTSPHSSQLDEVNCENSALKDRLAMLQQDVQRMEEEIVKKKKKLDEVEQEHEKNREKQERLHKENAKYQEEVLDLRAHNLQLSGVNAELSSRLHADQGAVQMLTERLAQVSREQEEGAATARQLQETSTQQERERLHLQAAWRHDKELLERELHTIKEKLQCLSEVESSLTSLTLKHQWLEQDKERLLREVEERTQKVEKLQESLLSVDSQMELLRSQLHAVDQEKTGQTQEVANHQRMIQDAQDKVKELEASMGRLSREKEQLRLAQKQHEEEATMALQKECQSLRLQNQELLHRVYQLQGQDVEVQSLTEECLTLKNKQTQLETARAEAQDQALMVDTALTLAQAQHVRELQQLREQAGLGSREQLAHFQAQLADEKRRGKKLQQTLRTQAQQASTQIGLQQEQYEKVIVNMQEGMEGVETKLRSVRKMLQEKVNQLKEQLAKNAKSDIMLKDLYVENSQLMKALQVTEQRQKSAEKKNFVLEEKITALNKLLRKIAPASLSA; encoded by the exons ATGGGGcgctccacctctccctctctcctgtctgccaCCGTGGGCCAGAGGCTGCTGACCAGGCTGGACGATGGGTCGGGCTGCACCAGTCCAGAGAGGGTCATCACCCTCTGGAATGAGGAGGGAATCCGGAACAGCAGGGACATCCTACAG ACTTTGGACTTTCCCCTGGAGGAGCGAGTCAGTCTGGCGGAGCTCACCCTGGCCCTGGACAATGAGCTGCTGGTCAGCGGCAACGGCATCCACCAGGCCGCTCTCATCTCTTACAAGAACGAGATCCAGTTCCTCCA GGTCCTTGCAGACCAGGCGTGTCAGGAAAGGGACAAGGTCAAGGCCGACCTGGAGTGGGCCGACAGGAGAAACCTCCAGCTGGTCAGAGAGGTGGATGACAGGCACGCCACTATTGAGTCACTGAATGAAACCAAAATCAA GGGTCTGGAGCAGGAGTTCCGGTATAGGCTAACGGCCCTGCGCAGTGAATCAGAGCAGGAGAGCGAGGTCTTGCTGCAGCAGGTGGAGTGTGAGCGGGCCAAGCTCGAAGAGGAAGTGGAGGTCTTACATGCACAGGATGCCAGTCTGCAGGAGGAAATCTGTAATGCCACCCAG GAGAACCACCGTTTGGAGGAGGAGGGCAGTGCTCTGAAGGGGAAGCTGTCAGAAGCAGAGAACACCATCTCCAAGCTGCAGAGAGACCTGGACCAGCTCCTACTAGACAAG TTTGGGAGCCTGGATCCGAACAATACAGGACTGCTGAACCAGGAGGAGCGCGTCTCTGAGATCATCAAGGAGTATGAGCTGCAGTGCcgg GAGCTGCGGGACCGGAATGACGAGTTGAACTCTGAGGTGGAGATGTTAAGGAGTCAGGGGATGGGGAGGCGACCCAGACGGGCAAGAGACACGTCCACACACGCGTGGTCCAGCCGACGATCACTGACCACTGAGTCTGACTCTG ATGACCCTGAGATGAAAATAGGCGTATCTCCCATGGCTAGCAAAAAGCTACAAGTGGCCAATAAGAATG GCCTGGGTTGTCTGGAGAGTCTGCCAGGTCCGGTTGTGAGCATTGAGACAGAGATGGCCATGGAACAGTTTAAGGAGAGGCACAGCCAGGAGGTGCAGGACCTGAAGATTGAGTTAGAGACCAAG GTGAACTTCTACGAGCGCAGCCTGGAGCTGATGCGACGGAAcatggaggtggagaggaaggacATCTCTTCGGGCTTCAAGGTGGAGATCAGTGAGCTGGAGGAGCAGAAGGCCCAGGCTGAGGAGCAGATTAAGAGGCTAAGGGAGGCAGTGGAGAAGTTGCAGACCGAGTTACAGAGCAGCTCCAGGGGCCTGAGAGGGCCAGGCTGGGGCGCTGACCAGGAGAGAAGGGCCCAGCGCGAACAGGCTGAGCTGGAGCAGAACTATGCCCGGGAGATCAGTAACCTGGTCCAAAGACTGACCTCTGAGAAAGACCAGCTAGAGGCTGAGCTGAAGCTCAAGATGGACCAAGAGTTGCTGCTCGTAAG GGAAGAGGCAGAGCAGCAGGTGTCTCAGATGAAGACTCAGCAAGGCGAGGCCCAGTGCagcttcatgcaccagctacgcTGTGAGCGCCTGCGACTGGAACTGGAGCAGGAGAGGCACAGGGAGAGACTCCACAGTACAGAGAGGGCGGTTGAGGAGCAGGCCAGGATCTGCAGCCGGTCCGCtatggagagaaagaggctgGAGGAAGGGCACCAGGAGGAAGTCCGGCAGCTGAAAGAGCACATAGCCAGTCTGCAGGAGCAGGCAGATCTGACCTCCAATAGGGAGAAGTCACTTATACAGCATTGTCAGTTAGAGGTGAAACTAGAGCACTATCAAACACAGTGCAGTCAGTTAGAGGCTGAACTGGAAGAGACTTGCGATCGGTGCAGTCAACTAGAGGCCAAACTGGAAGTGGTTTGTGCCCAACTGGAGCTGGAGGAACGCACTGTGTGTCTGGAGTCTGAGGCTTTGACCGAGCGTCTGACCTCTGAACAGCATGATGTAGAGGAGGAACTGGGGTTGGTGaaggatagagagcgagagatccTTAGTGAGGTGTCTCAGCTAAGAGAGGAGCTGCATAGTCTACGGTCTGAATATATGACACTTCTTCAGGACAAGGAAATGATGGCGGAGAACTGTAGCAGTTTGTCCAGCACCTTCCTACAACAGCAAGCTCAGCTGAGGGCCAAAGAGGAAGACACGGAGACCCTGAGGGGGGAGTTGGAGAGGGCACGGGAGGCTCTGAGAAATGAAGTTGAACGATGCTCAAGGCAGACTGCTGAGCTGGACTCCCAGAAGATGGACAGAGCGAAGCTGATGGAGGAGCTGAGAAAACACAGAACAACTGTTgactgtctacagtcacatcttGACTGTGTCACTGAGGAGTTAAACCAGTGGAagagggcagagaagagtctACAGGAAGCATTGAGGCTGGAACAAACCCAGGTCATGGAGATCAAATCCACCCTGGACCTGGAGAGGGAAGAGACGGGCTGTCTGGGCCAGGAGAACGCCCACTACATCCGCCTGGCAGACCAACTCTCCAACCAGATCGTAGAAATGGAAACAGAATCATCCAAACTCCAAGACCACATCCACCAGCTGAAAGCCCAACTGGGTGAAATGTCCAACCTGGTTTCTGATCTCAGGACCCAGCTAGAGGCCAAATTCACAGAAGTAGACCACCTTGAATCAGACATAAAGCAGACTGCAGGTCTGGTAGAGATAGCGGAAGCCCTGTCCAATAAGCACTATAGGGAAGAGGAGCTGCTGAACACCCAGCTGGAGACCAAGGAGAGAGAGCTGTGCTCCCTCAGAGGAAAGGCTGGCAGCAGCACCGCCGTCCAGCTGCAGCAGGCCCTGCTGTCCTCTCAGGCAGAGGTCCACAGGTTGGAGGAGGACTTTGAGTGGGAGAAGGGCAGGATGAAGGAGCAGCTGGTGGAGATGGAGAAGCTGGTCATGGCTCTGGAGATGGTGATGGATCCTACCAGTCCACACAG TTCTCAGTTAGATGAGGTCAACTGTGAGAACAGTGCTCTGAAGGACAGACTGGCCATGTTACAGCAGGATGTCCAGAGAATGGAGGAAGAGATCGTCAAGAAGAA AAAGAAACTGGACGAAGTGGAGCAGGAACACGAGAAGAACAGGGAGAAGCAGGAGAGACTTCACAAAGAG AACGCCAAGTACCAGGAAGAGGTGCTGGACCTGAGAGCCCACAACCTGCAGCTGAGCGGCGTGAACGCTGAGCTTAGCTCCCGTCTCCATGCCGACCAGGGGGCAGTCCAGATGCTGACGGAGAGGCTGGCGCAGGTGTCccgggagcaggaggagggggcgGCCACAGCCAGGCAGCTCCAGGAGACCTCCAcccagcaggagagggagagactccACCTGCAGGCAGCCTGGCGGCATGACAAGGAGCTGCTAGAGAGAGAACTCCACACCATCaaggaaaag CTCCAGTGTTTATCAGAGGTGGAGTCCTCTCTGACCAGCCTGACCCTGAAGCACCAATGGCTGGAGCAGGATAAggagaggctgctgagggaggtagaggagaggacccAGAAG GTTGAGAAGCTCCAagagtctcttctctctgtggacTCCCAGATGGAGCTGCTTCGCTCCCAGCTCCATGCAGTGGATCAGGAGAAGACTGGCCAGACCCAGGAAGTAGCCAACCACCAGAGGATGATACAGGATGCCCAGGACAAG GTAAAGGAGCTGGAGGCCAGCATGGGCAGGCTAAGCAGGGAGAAGGAGCAGCTGCGTCTGGCCCAGAAACAACATGAGGAGGAGGCCACTATGGCCTTACAAAAGGAGTGCCAGAGCCTGCGCCTCCAAAACCAGGAGCTGCTCCACAGG GTGTATCAGCTGCAGGGCCAGGATGTGGAGGTTCAGAGTCTGACCGAGGAGTGCCTGACTCTAAAGAACAAACAGACACAGCTGGAGACTGCCAGGGCAGAGGCACAGGATCAG GCACTGATGGTGGACACAGCCTTGACACTAGCCCAGGCTCAGCATGTCCGGGAGCTGCAGCAGTTGAGGGAGCAGGCAGGCCTGGGTTCCAGGGAGCAGCTGGCACACTTTCAAGCCCAGCTGGCAGATGAGAAGCGCAGGGGGAAGAAGCTGCAGCAGACCCTCCGCACACAGGCCCAGCAAGCCAGCACCCAGATAGGCCTGCAGCAG GAGCAATATGAGAAGGTGATCGTGAACATgcaggaggggatggagggggtggagaccaaGCTGAGGAGTGTGCGCAAGATGCTACAGGAGAAGGTCAACCAGCTGAAGGAGCAG CTGGCGAAGAATGCCAAGTCAGACATCATGCTGAAGGACCTGTATGTGGAGAACTCCCAGCTGATGAAGGCACTGCAGGTCACTGAGCAGCGACAGAAGAGTGCAGAGAAAAAGAACTTTGTCTTAGAGGAGAAGATTACAGCCCTCAACAAGCTCCTTCGTAAGATcgcccctgcctccctctctgcgtAG